The sequence CTTATAATAACAACTATTCTCATTCTACATACAGTATCCAAAACTTGACTACCAATAATATCACTTCTACCTATAACTGGTGGGGAACTACAAATACAACAGAAATTGACGCCAAAATATACGATTATTATGACGATTTTGAAAATGGGAAGGTGTTATATTCACCATTTTTAGGTGGTGCACTTTTTGTTCCACCTGCTGCTATAAGTGATTTAACTGCGCTTACCGGTACGCTTGAAGGTGAAATTCTTTTGAACTGGACTTCCCCCGGTGATGACGGCACTGTAGGGCAGATAGTAGATGGGAGATGGGAGATAAAATACAGTTCAGTAGGGATTATAACGAATTCAAACTACGGTAGTCCACCCAATCCAACTTATACTATAACTATTACTACAACAGGCATAAATCCCCTGTCTCATATCTCATATCTCATATCTGATTTATTACCTGGTGTTACTTACTGGTTCGCAATCAAAACAAAAGATAATGCAAATAATTGGGCTGTATGGAATTCATCCGCTGATGTTTTAACTATCAACACTGCCGCTTATGCCGCTGCACAGGATTGGGTACCATCGCAACCCTCAGGATTAACCTCACTTGCGAGTGATACTGAAATACAGCTCTGGTGGACTGCAAATCCTGATGTAGATATTTCATTCTATAGAATTTATTGTGATAGCCATCCACCGGATACTATAGATTGGTTTATTGTAGGCACAACTTTCCCTTCCCCAACACAAACTAACCCTTACAGCCATACAGGGCTTACTAATGGTTCAACATATTTTTACAAAATTACTGCTGTTGATAAAACCAATCACGAAAGCAGCTATTCAACAACTGTTAGCACAAAACCATACCAGAAACCGCCACTCGCACCGAGTAATTTCTACGCCACTTCAGTGGCGGTCTCATCAATCCAATGGCAATTCACAGACAATGCTAATAATGAAGATGGCTTGTATATTTCATCAGGCACTTCTATCTTCTGTCGTCTGTCATCTAATTTAGGTCCTTCACCAGGCACCGGTAGCACAGTAAGTTGGTGGGAAACAGGCTTCTCACCGAACACACAATACACACGCTACGCAGAAGCAGTAAATGCAGCCGGCAGTTCTTGGTCGGTAGCAATCTCGTCATACACAGCAGCCAACCCACCGACTGCTACTTCTACAAGTACGATAATTTCAGCGGATAAAGAAAATATAGTAATAATTCCACCATCCACTGAAACGGGTGAAATGGAAGTAGTTTTCCCAGAAGGAAGTTTCACAGAAGATGTAGCAGTTACTGCATCTATGCTTCCACTATCAGAGATACCTGTTTCTACACAAGAAAATATAAAACTAACAAATGTTGGTGTAGAAATTATAATATCTAAACCATTACAGCCACAAAAAGAGATTACTATAACGCTAACCTATACTGATACCCAGGCTTATGGACTGGATGAGAGTAGATTCGTAATCGGGTACTATCGGGAAGCAACAAAGCATTGGATTCCTATACCATCAACACCGTATCCGGATGAAAACAAAGTTATCGGTAAAACAAACCATATATCAAAATTTGCTATCCTACAACTTGTACCGGCAAAAACGCTTGATAATGTGCTAATATATCCCAACCCATTCAGGCCAGGTAAAGGTCATAAAGAAATAAAATTCACAAACTTAACTGAGAATTGTAAAATACAGATTCTGACACTTTCAGGGAATATTGTATGGGAAAAGGAAGATATAGATCTCGGTGAAACAACCTGGAGAGTGACTAATCAATCTGGTAGAGAGCTCGCAAGTGGGGTCTATATCTGTGTTATCACCAACGACCAAAACCGTAAAAAAATATGCAATCTCTGCGTGATAAGGTAAATAGGACGCAGATTGCCGCTGATTCTATCTGCGGTCATCTGCGTTCAAAAAATGAAACAGAAAATAAAATTCGGGATAAGAATAAAATTCAGTTTATTCATCAGTTCACTGATTTGCGTGATAATAGTTGCGGTTGGTATTATCGGCACAAATTTAGTAAAATATCCGCTTACAAAAGAAATCAAACGCCGCGGCGAATCATTAGCAACCAATTTAGCAGCTAACTGCGCAGAACAGTTATTGTTAGATGATGAGTTAGCAATTGGTGTACAGGTTGATAAGACAATGAAAGAGTCCGGAATAGTTCAGGTAATGGTCTTAAACAAAAAAGTAGCGGATGCATTCAACGATGCACAAGTTAAAAGTGCAAAAGCGCAGAAGTAAAAACTTGTGCTCTTATGCTCTTGTGCTCTATTGCTCTGTGTATTCAGTGGCAAAAAATAAAATCCTGTTAATCCTGTCAAAAAAAGTTAATGTTAAAAGTTTATAATACACTTACAGCAAAAAAAGAAGAGTTTGTGCCAATAAAAGACAAACAGGTGAATATGTATGTCTGCGGAATAACACCTTACGATGAAGTGCATCTTGGCCACGCGAGATGTTATGTTGTTTTTGATGTTATCCGTCGGTATTTGAAATACAAGGGGTACGATGTAAAATATGTTCAGAATTTTACTGATATTGACGATAAAATTATTAACAGAAGTAAAGAGTTGAGAGTTGAGAGCTTAGAGTTGGCAAAGAAATATATTGATGACTATTTTACACAAATGCAGAAGTTGAATGTTTTAGATGCGGATTCCTACCCGCGGGTAACCCAAAAAATTCCGGAAATAATTGAGTTTATAAAAACAACTATTGATAATGATTACGGATATGTTGCAGACGGCGATGTTTATTTTTCAGTCAGAAAATTCAAGAATTACGGAAAACTTTCAAAAAGGAATATTCATGATTTGAAAAGTGGCGCCCGCGTTCTGCCCGGCGAAAACAAAAACGACCCTCTGGATTTTGCGCTCTGGAAAAAAGCAAAAGAAGGTGAGCCATCGTGGGACAGTCCCTGGGGAAAGGGTCGTCCCGGCTGGCATATTGAGTGCTCTGCAATGTCGTTGAATGAATTTGGTTTTGATACATTTGACATCCACGGTGGCGGACAGGATTTGATTTTTCCACATCACGAGAACGAAATTGCACAATCAGAAGCATATCTTGGGAAACAATTCGTAAAATACTGGATTCATAATGGTTTTGTAACAATAAATAAAGAAAAAATGTCAAAATCACTCGGTAATTTTTTTACACTTCGTGAAATTTTTGAGAAATACAACCCAATGGTTGTTAGGTATATGCTTTTGTCCCAGCATTACCGCCAGCCACTTGATTTTTCAGAGGATAAATTAGAACAGGCAAAAAATGCATATGAAAGAATATTAAATGTGAAAAGAAAAACGGATGATTTGATTAAGGAGTTTCACGACGGTAATTTATATGAATCGGGACAAATGGTAGTTGACGCTTTGGTAAAAAATTTTGTTGAAGTTATGGATGATGATTTCAATACCGCTGAAGCAATAGCAAGCATTCACGGAATAGTAAACAATCTATTTCTGTTAGAGCGAGATAGACCAGCAGAGCTTAACAGAAAAATAATAGAATATAATGTTTCAAAACTTAATGAACTCTGTCAGGTTTTAGGGTTATTACATAATGAAAAAATAGAAATACCTAATACTATTTTGGAACTTGCAGAACAACGAGAACAGGCAAGGAAAGAAAAAAACTGGAAACTCGCGGATAAATTGAGAGAAAAAATTAAAAAAGAAGGGTTTGAAATAGAAGATACAAAATTCGGTCCTAAAATCAAAAACCTGTAATCAATTGTCGTCGGTAATATATGAGCACAGAAATTATTTATGGCAGGCATCCGGTTTTTGAAGCGATTTCAGCAGGTCGAAGAAATTTCAAAAAAATTCTAATCGCAAAAAAATATGAAGGAAAGATTGTTGAAGAAATCATAAAACTTGCAAGAAAAAAAAATATTTCCATTCAGTTTGAGGACAACAAAAAACTGATAGGATATTCAAGCAACCATCAGGGTGTTGTTGCA comes from Elusimicrobiota bacterium and encodes:
- a CDS encoding right-handed parallel beta-helix repeat-containing protein, coding for MKKLFPIPIFLFLASCFLLPASCLHATDVSGIISADATWTLANSPYNVTGNTLVEAGVTLTIASSVIVKFYIGTYLRVDGTLKAEGTASNHIIFTSTKTTPAAGDWGRIKFTDTSVDANCIIKYCELKYATDGIYCENASPTISNNIISTNTNYGIYCSYSSPSISSNTIPNNTYGIYCYEYSSPSISNNTITNNTNSGIYCYWSSPSISNNTITNNTNYGIYCSYSSPSISTNTITGSSIGIKNDWNSNPTITYNNNYSHSTYSIQNLTTNNITSTYNWWGTTNTTEIDAKIYDYYDDFENGKVLYSPFLGGALFVPPAAISDLTALTGTLEGEILLNWTSPGDDGTVGQIVDGRWEIKYSSVGIITNSNYGSPPNPTYTITITTTGINPLSHISYLISDLLPGVTYWFAIKTKDNANNWAVWNSSADVLTINTAAYAAAQDWVPSQPSGLTSLASDTEIQLWWTANPDVDISFYRIYCDSHPPDTIDWFIVGTTFPSPTQTNPYSHTGLTNGSTYFYKITAVDKTNHESSYSTTVSTKPYQKPPLAPSNFYATSVAVSSIQWQFTDNANNEDGLYISSGTSIFCRLSSNLGPSPGTGSTVSWWETGFSPNTQYTRYAEAVNAAGSSWSVAISSYTAANPPTATSTSTIISADKENIVIIPPSTETGEMEVVFPEGSFTEDVAVTASMLPLSEIPVSTQENIKLTNVGVEIIISKPLQPQKEITITLTYTDTQAYGLDESRFVIGYYREATKHWIPIPSTPYPDENKVIGKTNHISKFAILQLVPAKTLDNVLIYPNPFRPGKGHKEIKFTNLTENCKIQILTLSGNIVWEKEDIDLGETTWRVTNQSGRELASGVYICVITNDQNRKKICNLCVIR
- the cysS gene encoding cysteine--tRNA ligase → MLKVYNTLTAKKEEFVPIKDKQVNMYVCGITPYDEVHLGHARCYVVFDVIRRYLKYKGYDVKYVQNFTDIDDKIINRSKELRVESLELAKKYIDDYFTQMQKLNVLDADSYPRVTQKIPEIIEFIKTTIDNDYGYVADGDVYFSVRKFKNYGKLSKRNIHDLKSGARVLPGENKNDPLDFALWKKAKEGEPSWDSPWGKGRPGWHIECSAMSLNEFGFDTFDIHGGGQDLIFPHHENEIAQSEAYLGKQFVKYWIHNGFVTINKEKMSKSLGNFFTLREIFEKYNPMVVRYMLLSQHYRQPLDFSEDKLEQAKNAYERILNVKRKTDDLIKEFHDGNLYESGQMVVDALVKNFVEVMDDDFNTAEAIASIHGIVNNLFLLERDRPAELNRKIIEYNVSKLNELCQVLGLLHNEKIEIPNTILELAEQREQARKEKNWKLADKLREKIKKEGFEIEDTKFGPKIKNL